The Zea mays cultivar B73 chromosome 7, Zm-B73-REFERENCE-NAM-5.0, whole genome shotgun sequence DNA segment gaaaaggggtagattacggatgatgaggttgtcatcgtcccccctcccaactggcatgccagtcggtagtccgcgagccacaactccggcctcgtctcccccaagtacttggtgatggtagtcggggctcggaaacgagcggggaacgacgctcgtcgtatggcctggctgaagactcgtggaccgggtggctcgggcgagggactccgatcctcctcgctgtcgcagCGTCCCCGCGCCTaggatggtagcctcggtgcaccttctcatcgaggcaGGCTCGATGGTCGCGATGGTGATGCTCATTGCCAAGGCGATCCCGAGCGGCAGGTGCCTCATCCCGTGTGCGCTCGGGATGGACCGAAgcctcccgcatgcgtcgggaggacgccgtgtgatgctccgaggggttagctcgccttcgggaggcagagctctcggctcgtcgaactgcggcaccttccaggagatccttgagttcgccctggatacgccgtccctcggtggtggatggctctggcatggttcgaagtagcatcgccgctgcagctaggtcctggTCGGACCCGCTGACGGCCAGGGGTAgcgctgccctggcattgtcgaTGATGCGGCGCTGGACGACCCGGGCCCGATGAcaggctcctccggcgagtgttcggcctgcccactcctgttcgatgttctgtcggagctgcacaagccaccctgcttcctcatcgaccctagcctgcatctcgcggatttgctcgagctgtgtttcctgaccccccgcagggactgggaccacagctagctcccgcgggatgtcaacacgagatgcaggcctagggggatcgtcaacctccggcataccgaggtggttgccttcattgtgatctccctgatcgacgtggaaacattcgcgacttgggccgtaacCCTCGTCGTTAAGgccgtggccatcgtcagagcaaccggagaggcagtggtcacatgcgaacatgaagtcccacatggcaccaGGGTCATCGaggccagagaaatcccaaccaaagtcggggtcgtcctcttcctcggaacccgccggtccagaggttgagacggctgtcagtcggtcccaggtcgaccacatatggtaccccggaaggtttggatacgccCTTACAAAAGCGCTCACCGtagcggggtcgctaggtggatcgaagctgaatcgaaagggaacagggtggaatacggacggtaccttttgatcgatggacggtggtgaagtcgcgtcggggacggaacgcaccgtcatctcaggtatgagggtgacgcccagtaggtcctttgcgagggtgctggcgtcgtcGGTCCGCTTGGGGCTAGCTCGTTGCGGGGAAGCGGCGCTCGCCGTTGTCCCAGGCGCGAGGACAACACTCGACATGTCCCCAGGAGGAGTGCCGGCGTTGTTGGCTCACTCTGGTTCGACAGTCgataaggtgccgcctcctgcgtggccacGGTTGCGCCGTCTCcgtctcctccggcgaggagggtggcggggatgACCGGAGTGTTCCTCTTGCGCCGCGGGGAGATGCCGTCGTGGAGGTCgcctccgccgggcgagccgtTGACTGTCGTTGTCGTCGTGCTGCggagggaggagtaccatgtcgtagctaccgtcgagggacatgaactcgagactcccgaagcggagcaccgtcccaggctgaagaggttgctgaagtctacccatctggaactcaacgggaaagtgttcgttaacacgcagcaggcccctacccggCGCAccagctgtcggcgtttcggacccggggggggtccctggaccgacgagtgaatttgtcgctgcgtgcccctgcccagatgggttggcgtgggatggaacacaagtggaggtatgagccttgtattatcctgcaccagggtgctcgtagtaggggttacaagcgttgcgagagagcgagggcgagagagagcgggtagcagagagcgagagagagagggtccgGCCCCAGCTCGTCTTCTCCCGCCGTGTGTTCGTATGTTCGTATGCTCGTCCCTCTGTCCCCCCTTTCTCCCCCCTGTGGGGCCCtgtacatccccttttatagacgtaaggagatgcccagctgtacaatggggtgtagctgggagctaacgtggctggcagggaagtgccttgagccctgtacagatAACAACGTGGCCGTTGGGGGGACGTCTCGAGTCCTGTAGAGAtagtatcgtggccgtcggagaagtgccttgagccctgtagcagTACAGCTGTTGGTGCtgtatggatcctgctgacgtctccttgcttccgtagggggcttgagaaccaccgacgtcatggttgCATGCAGGAAACCACCATCGCCTGTTACCTGGGTAAgcgggatgggacgccggtcttgttccttcgtagcctgagctagctaggagtagggtaatgatgcatccttCGTGGCGCGGTTGACCCGAGcctgaggtcaggcgaggcggcgactcctccgaagccgaggctaGGGCCGagacctagggtcgggcgaggacatgattcttcccgaggccgaggccgaggccaagctctggggtcgggcgaggcggagatttccttccgaggccgaggtcaaggccgagccctgaggtcgggcgaggcggagcttcctgttgtgtccgaggctgaactcgaccgttgtcggtttcgcccgggtggttggcacagcagccgTAGCGGGgcgggcgacgctgttttcctgtcagatcggtcagtgaaagggcgaagtgactgcggtcacttcgaccttgccgactgaggcgcgcgtgtcaggataaggtgtcaggcgaccctagcattaaatgcgcatgcaacacggtcggctggtaaggcgatttggtcaaagtcgcttgcacgacaaggcttgcctttggctgagccgagggtgcgctcactgtctgaggagaccctcgggcgaggcgtggattcgtccgggaccactgttccgcccgaggccgggctcgggcgaggtgagaccgcgtcccttggtagacgaagccttgactttgACCCGAGCCGTCAGTCTTCACGGTTTGCTCTGaaggtgtttaccagccgtgattaggagtggtgggggtacctctaattacggtacccgacacaattaaatccataaaatattGTAGTGCCGACCGAAAattacaaataagttaccaatactaataaatagtctataAAAGATAACTTAAGTTCCCACATGGAGATAAACTTAAGCTccccacataaaaatgataaagtctattaattttatataaatttgatattatttcaatgattttggtcTAAATATGTTTTTAAACAAAATATCTATGTACtataaagttatagatctcttagAGCTCTATAACTTTCATATAAACTgtatcttcatccgatttcatatgcaaaagttatgattttataactatattatacaGAAAAAGGAAAACGGGTACCCGATTTTCAGGAACCCGTATCCGATCCGAATAGACGGGTATTTACCAGTAGTCCTCGCTCCGTATTCGACCCAAATTCGAAGTTGTAGtatccgggtattacccgtatccgCCCCGAATATAAAAATTTATGAATCCATGTCCGAAAAATGTGTATTTGTATTATTCGTATCCAGCACCCAACGGGTATACCcaacccgttttcatccctacatgtTTTGTTGTGTCTACCTTTTTTATCAACAATAGTATTTTCCAAAAACTAAATCAAATACTACTATCTATTGAGCACCAAAATGACACGGGTCGACCCTGAGGCCGGATGGTTcgtggtccggactgtccgccatAGCAACGCAGATCGTCCGTGCATGCACAAAATCAGTTAAGGTTTCGTATTTCTTACAGGATTTGTTAGCCAACTCTACGGGATTAACTCGATAACCGACTTGTAATGGGTACAGACCTCcctctttatatagatgaagggttaCGATCGATTGATCCCCAATAATTAATCAATCAATATACATCTAGTTTTTTACattttgccctaggagtagacaATTACTTAGATTCCTCTAtctaatcttcacctctctccGACTCTGCGTTGTTTAGAGGCGTCTTGGATGGCCTGCCGATCTCAAGACACactctaggatctctcctccccgacggggtccctctcggGAGCGAGATTTAGGCGCCGTCGGTGAACTCCACCGAccctgcgcacgcgtggaccgtTCCGCCATCAGGCGTAGACAATCCAGCTCGTCAGGCAGGAACCCTAGCCTCTGCGCCAGGTCGCGAACCGTTCAACCCCTAGCTgcagaccgtccgcgcctctgcaGAGAGCATCACTATGGGTTCTCATCACAGTGATTAACGCCCGGATAAGCGACAACAATAAAGATTAAGGTCGTTTAACAAATGCCAACCGCTCCGCTTGAATTGAATGGCCATAACTAGACTCCCAATCAAAATTGAAAAGCCaaccactccgagttggactcgcGCCTTATTCGATGTGGTTTTAATCCGACTACGGTTATAATTTATATaggattttattattatggattgTAGCTGCAGCAGTGCAGCTGAACAGCTGAACAACCGGTGCCTATCAGAACTTTGTATTTTTTCTGTTTTTCTACACATATAAAAGTATACTAAAACGTTTAGGATACAAAAACGCACCATTCAAACGTATCTCATGTCATGTCAGTGTGACGGCAAAAAAACATATTTATATATTAATATTTTTTATATACATTAATAAGGGATAGAGAACAATATCTGTCGTTTAGGGACCGAGGAGGTATAGCATTCTTTTCATAAAACGACCCCACCCCGAAAATCTCCCCGCTCACAAAGCAGTCCTCCCACCGCACGCAACgcagcctcgacctcgacctcgccgTCGCCATGGtgagcaagcagacccgccgcctcCTCGTCCTTGCCGCCGTCGCCGTATGCCTCCACCTCCCCGCCGCCTCTGTCGCCACCGACGTCGATTACTGCAGTGAGTAGAGTATCCTCGCCCCCGCCCCCGCGCTCCGTTTGGGTCCTGTAACCGGAATCTGTTCTTGTTCATGGCCTGCAGGTAAAAAGGAGTACCCGGTGAAGGTGAGCGGGGTGCAGATCGTGCCCGATCCGGTCGAGCCCGGCAAGCCCGCCACTTTCAAGATCTCCGCTTCTACTGGTATAGTACTTGACTTATTGGTTGCAGCCTCCGTGTTTGCTGGTGTTACTTGCCGCTGGTAGGAGTCCTGACTCCTGAGTAGTTGGTTATTTTACTCCGCGATGAATTTGACATACGTACGCTACGAAGAGTTAGTAATTACCAACCAAATGAGTTTTGCGCAGGACTGAATTTAGTTCGATTTTTTTTTTCCGCTGTGTTATTTAAGTTTTGTAGGGGGTACTTACTAGTACCTTTGGGTGCTGTTGCCGGATGTAATTTCTTGTGCAGCATGTCGTGCGCTACGGGGGATTGGGATTTTTTTTTCCTGTTTCCATCGTCCTTACTGTGCTGCTGGAGTGCTGGTGTTAGGTTGCATTGCAGTAGCGGTTGAAGAGTTTGTTCAGTGAACTTATTGTGGAaccgtagtagtagtagtaagtcCGATTGAATTTCGCTCGTATTTAACTTTGGAGCTGGTAGTACGACCTTGGGCATTGCTGGCGTGAAGCTGGACGTAATTTTTCCTTCCTTTCTGTGCATGTGCAGTGGTATTCTCGCTTTGGTTTCTGCATCTGCATGCCTTTGGCTAATAGTTGGGGTTGGGGCAGACGTTTTTAGTTCTCGTTTGTAACTCTGTAGATCCCCGAGTGACAagacactatgcatcatatggggCCATATGGGAAGGTTCCATGTTATGACTAACAATGCTGGAATACTGTTGAGTCTTTAGTTGGATGTTAGCAGGCTCAAAAGTGTGAGTGGCTACAGCTACAGTTTGTCTCAGGACTACATCTGATGATAGTTCAATGTTTCTGCATATGTAGTTGTTTGCTATTAATTCCAGTCATACACTCAACTATACTTGAAATGGTCCCTTGCATCACATTCATCACGACAAAATACTTGTCAAGTGTAGGATTGCTTGTTACGATATCTTTTGGTACTATAGTGAACCACTAGAAGCCACAAGCTAGGATGGTATTAAATAAAGTCTTGTGAAAGGTAGTAAGCAGGTTTGCAAAGGCTACAGCAGGGAAAAGAAGACTTTTGCCCTGCCTCTTGACTTTGAGAAACACTAATAGGTTTCTAGTGCTTCCTGGAAACATTGTTGAGAATAATTCAACCATGTGTCTTAAACATCATCTAAATATGTCATAGTATAATGGTTTTTTTTCCAGATGTTCTCGTTTAGTTGCCCTTCAGTTTCTCTGCTGAATCTctttatcttcagataaacccatgCCTTCTATATCACCGCAAAAAACAGATCATGCCTTCCACAATTCTTTTTTCTTGTTCAGATAAAACCATCGAGAAGGGGAAGCTGGTGATCGACGTCAAGTACTTCTTCTTCTACGTGCACTCGGAGACGCGCGAAATCTGCGGAGAGATCTCCTGTCCGGCGACCGGCGACTTCGTGCTGTCCCACGAGCAGACGTTGCCAGGGTTCACTCCACCGGTGAGGTTTCCGCGCAGCCAGCGTGCAGCCAGTCACCCATTTAACTCTGTTTAGGGAAACCCCAGGCATGCATGTCTTCTCCCAGGCTGTTCAAATATGCGATTGACGCGTTTGGTGCTTCTGCTTCGTCGCAGGGGTCGTACACGATCTACATGAAGATGGTCGGGGACGACGACGAGGAGCTCAGCTGCATCTCGTTCGGCTTCAGCATTGGGTTCGTCGCCTCCAGCTGAAACCCGCCTGAGCTGCGCGCCAGAAGTCGCCCAACATGGATGTAATTATGTAAACCAATGCATTACGGAGACGCTCAGATTTCTTCAACCTAGAGCACAGATATTTGTCGACTCTGAAATGAAATGGCTTGCGTGCCGTCGTTGTTCGTCAACCGTCTTTCTGCATGTTTGCTAAAGTTTAGTCTCAGTTACATCTCCAGTGTTTGAATGACAATTACGATAATTATAAAACTAAAATTTATCGCATAGATGAAGACTAAGACGACGAATTTATTAAACTTAAATAAATCTATATTTAATTTaatgtttataattaattttAAATATTTGATGTGACACGAAACCGAAGGTAACTGAACAACTACTCTAACCAAATGTTGGCGATTCCGTTTTGTGCCATGGCCCCCGTACCCCGTGAACGACATTTCAACGGCGAGCAAAGCACGAAGCGGTTAAAAGGACGCGCTGCGGCCTGCGCGGCTGCCTTCCTCCGTCTCCCCACCTCCGCTCCCACTTTCCCCACCACCACCATTATCGCCAAGACCACACGCGTCCAGACTCCAGAGGCAAGCAAAAGCGAGGCAAGAAAGCGGCAGCCTcctcgatcgatcgatcgatcgaaTCGAGGTCTCAAAGTCTGACAGCCCCACCGACAGGCTGCGCCGCCGGCGGAGTCCACTCCGCCCGGCGCTATGACCATCAAGACCTTGAAGGCGCGCATCCTGCGCGCGCTCAAGTCGTCCCTCCCGGCGGCGGCCGGGGCCGACGGCGCAGCGCCGGCGCCGCCGTCCGCCCGCCAGTACCACGGCGACGTCGACGCCCTGTCCGACGACGCGTCCTTCTTCGATGCGCGGGAGCCGGAGACGCCCACCAAGGCGCACCGCCGGCGGCGGCCCTCCGCGGAGCCGCTGGACGCGTGGGAGCTGGTGGACCCGGACCAGGACCAGGACCAGGACCAGGACCAGGAGGACGCCCGCGCGTCACCCGACCCGCTGCTGGGGTTCCCTCGGGGCGGCGggggctccggctccggctccggctccggcgTGGTGCTGTACACGACGACGCTGCGCGGCGTGCGGCGCACCTTCGAGGACTGCAACGGcgtgcgcgcgctgctggagggcctGGGCGCGCGCTTCCAGGAGCGGGACGTGTCCATGGACCGGGGCCTGCGGGACCAGCTGTGGGCGGCGGCCGGGGAGCGCGCCGTGCCGCCGCGCCTCTTCGTGCGCGGCCGCGACCTCGGCGGcgccgcgcgcgtgctcgcgctcCACGAGGAGGGCCGCCTCGCGCCGCTGCTGCCgctggcgccggcgccggcgccggcgccggtgaCGCGCGGCGGCGGGACGGCGAGGCTCAGGTGCGGCGCGTGCGCGGGGCTCGGGTTCGTCGTGTGCGGCGCCTGCGACGGCAGCCGCAAGGCGCTCCAGCTCCAAGGCGGGCGGTGCCAAGGGTGCAACGAGAACGGCCTCGTCATGTGCGCGCTCTGCTCGTAGGAGGCAGCGGTCCGTTTGCTTGCCCGTCGTCCGTTACTGCgacgcgacgacgacgacgacgtcgaTCCTTCTGTACTGCCGATCGATGTGCTAGCTTGAGTGGTTCGGTTTGAAGGGGTTtaagggggattggaggggattcaaTCCCCTTCTATATAAATTTGTATAGAAGGGGATTGAATCCCCTCCCATCCCCCTCAGGGCTTGTTCGTTTAGACCAATCcagagggggattggaggggtttAAATCCCTGCCTGGCCATTTTTGACTAGACGGGGATTTaaacccctccaatccccctctgGATTGGTCTAAGCGAACATGCCCTCAATCCACCCCTAACCGAACAGGGCCTAATGTGTGATGTATATATGCTATGCTAGTTTAGATGTGTCCATGTCAAAACCCATCCGATATGCTTCAGTTTATCCATCCATGTAGCTGTTTATGAACCAATCGGAACAGGTTTGGTCATGGATTGGTGACTGACGCTGCTGGCACGATGAAGCAGATCGAGGGGGGGTCCTGTTCTCGCCATTTTCCTGGAGCATTTGGAAATGTCCGTGTTCCCCACTTGTTTGAAGGAGCGTTTCATGTGAAATGGGAAACCACGGCTTCGGATTCTGCTAGTCTGTGCGTAGAGATAAGGCTCAGGAGCTGCCTCGGTCTTGCTCAGGTTCAGAGAAGCTCGCAAGTCGGCTGAGCCTAATTTTATGGCTCGATCAAACATTAAACCAGCTCACGAGTCTGCTAGATCATATAGTGGCATATTGTGACACTATTACATTGTTATTACATTGTTATGTTATtgatttattttttttattttttatagaTCTAATGCTAAATATAATttaatatatatttttattttatatataataaaaaCATATAATTTATGCTCTAAATTGGATTTAGTGTGGCGTTTTGCGAGCTGAGTGAGTCTAAGTTAAGCCTAATTTTCGAGCTCGTACTACCGAACCTGTTATGATGTGTTTGATTGAATGTATAAAAATGGATGAAAGAGAACGACTACAATTTCTATAGAGTTTGGATACACGTAGAGACGAGTTAAACATCGAAGTATTTTTTATGGCAGTATGATCCAAAAAATCGAGAGAGCAATATCATACTGCCTCATCCTAATTTAACCTCTAACCAGATACATCGACCGAATATGACTCATTTCCAGCCGTATTTGCGCGTGGTCCTGGACGGAGAGGCAACGCAGCACGGCCGTATCGAGTCCTTTTTCCGACCCAGAACACTGCAAGTCTGCAATGCAATAACAGCACGCGACGCGAGGTGGCTGCTGGGTGGGTGAGCGCGGCATCCTTCATGTGCGCTGCTGCGTCCGCAACGGAACCCTCGCCATCCATCGTTTTCCCTTGCCGCAGACTGTGAGAAAGCCAAAGGCTGGGCAAGCAGACGGAGAGAGTCTGGCTGGGCTCCActctgttgagaactacgttaccacggatcaccagatccgctctcttccctcccgtcagcagtagaggcgcaagaagatgtagagagCCCGTCTCCcttccataagcacgacagaggaaacacacgagacactggatatagggttggacctctggcctctttctgatctctattccatatgagagggtacaggttctatatatagagacgtgaTCGCCCTTAGGGTCATATTCGGTATTTGtccacataacccttcattagggtttctcaacactccctcttgggcgaataccgcgaccaacacatgcctcattaaaactcccaaaaacccaatgggaaaatatggagaaagagcgcATGGTGACGcatattgcatttgcactttgttgcctcgttaaaaacctcatgtgagaaacttcaggaaaactcaccaaggaaaaagagtacaactgtCATCAGGACATATTTCGATCTTCTGGATCATGATtccatcgaatcttctacaagggctaaatttagaaatgtgctcccctgatccttgcaaaaccgtatcaatatgacacaacatcttcttctggaagtatacaCACATAGAGATTTAGCAAACAAATTGCATACTGTTGCAAGGATTATATCAGGAACttcacctctactcacttctaggatatacgaggcaagcacacgtatcaatataaataagccactttgactgataGTGTTCGATCGATTgaatctatatatttgatagaaagttccataaaggttcacatattgatcatcaagctcacgccttcagggcataaaatatgacatttattgtctcacgattgtgatcaatataagcattcgctccccctaacgatgacatctgtcaaagtcgttatccctcattactcaagcatattcttcaagatatatgtctcattgttcatctggaataacgagaatggatgaggttgaggtgctatcattttctatcttacaccacaatttatacatagttgtgcaaagcaagtaacatgtccttatataggacttaggggataatatagttgcaatagtacatattctaaatataacacgtcgctcgaggcgttcatccattgcaacatctatgatgatgtaacaaaagtccatataagatcgtaatccatcagggatttttcatcgatcagatacatcgttacagtctgtcattctggcacaatggggatattttgccagtaacacctaaaccttataggtttctgccatcagggctttagaggataccgtaattccacatctagtggaaaataccatgagtaagatcgtggaatgcacatgtgcttattcggtgaacttcaagtcctttggtacctcatcttattcctttccgGGTCTGTATGggcctttatccctttataggggttATCAAACTTcggtgttcaacacagactttgtttcttctggataggttccatctgggaacgatgatctcaactaggagatattctccctacataggagagtgatcattcatcaggaatgtattattcggtatgagatttatatgttgcatatttacaaTTCAAGAATATGAGTCCTCCttggatctcatgacggatcttctgaatcctattaactgcatagttTAATTTATGTCATTTGCCAGATTATATCATATAGTGGAACATTGTTTactcaacacatatgtgggatgggtctctcacaagaccacttgaaccatcgcattcaccacacattatttcaatagtgcccataaatgtccgaacttcaatctcgcgactttcattttgcgattcttggttcagcctcgattgcatttatcaatgacccgataagagagcttaaagcactcatgcctaggactttgttttggatccctttgcaatctatagaggcaagataggtgtcgacacatttgtctcccacatttaataatgatctccatCATTTCCCAAaatgaaagattcattgttccatattcccagcacaatgatattgcacgcattgctaggaacttcatcatcaagatgaacctcttcgtgaggtaaatcaccagcagggcgagttcatcggaggagagttattacagaccacgtgaatctgcaatcagaacatatgctttgactaaggccaatggatcatattcgcaggcgtccccgagaatagatcaaatgccaataagtcaaatgtggatatgatattaatcccgggtatatccacatctacatcaggtagaagcattcaaaccaatatggttactcctcaacgatttctggcaaactccatatacacaggagtacactctGAACGacgggttcagtttggcttttgtgcgtttaatagaatattgaggcattacactatatgggcattcctccccctaatgccgagatgttctaaaagcataagataaaatccccaaccacaatcatccagttgtggccaatgtatgctattgtggtgatttatttgggaaatcttacgcacattacatataggggttttatgcagtgagctttggacttagattaatgtagtggcatgaatactacatatttgtccttcacatgaagggttagtctcaacatccagcgagactcgcaacaacaagttgcttcatagttacaattctgcaaacttattgttattattaccaaatgcacagtcaatcattaagatttagactgatatACGCAACACTATTTTATGCATAAGGGTCCCTCAGAGGCTCATGCACaccattcgtcgtttggagcTAGTAGTTGACTTTAGATCAACAactaaaatgaccatcagggtctagcgctcacaaggacattcactggttgcattgtgctttcaagCACATAGGAGAATATGTGCGTATATAATGGTGGTAGagtgcacggcatcaggccaatgctgccaagcaaagatttttatatgcagagatgtatagtccagctcgttttattattgcccatggtttacccaattactcataccgatatgaaattgggtatcaatttatgcaacatttttaggtattataattttgagagagaacttataacaatatTTAATAATTTGTGATgctgccagcagggcaaacatttctcctcatattatatatcattttgttctataaagcattatttcgatctcttcgttgttcggcaaaaggagaagctttggaatagaacatatAAGGCCAAGAATTCGTTTTATCTGGGAAAAACCACCTGATTGCTAAGCTTTTGATTAAGCAAATGGTGATAATTGCTTGGCAAGAGCGAAACAAGACTGTTATCCATCTGGGACCAGGCTTCAACGACAGATAGTAGTGCTCTCATAagaagaaatcatcaggagtagagaggatacaacaggtctcCACAAGAttttcatatttctatcacaaattatcatcactagtagtctagtggtcaagacatatggcTCTTCTGGCTCCAAGGACCAAGGACATATTAATGTCTAATCTAGCTTCAAGCTTTGTGGTGATGTGAGATTTCATAGCTATTTTTTGTACTCTTCTTACTTCTGGTAGATCAGATATAGATTATGGTAAGCATGCTAAGGGGTGGAATACAATGTAGTTCTGCTACATAAAACCCAGATATATGTCTATTTAGAATCGACCTTGACCATTTGGTTTATAGTATATACCATACCAGTCAAAGGACTATCCCAAGTTAATTCAGCGGCTATAAGTATTTAAATTCTAagagatgtatgcaacacaagcatagagggCCTAGATAGgccgagtaaagtggttcgacgagaACACACAATGTTTTTTCACACCAACGTTGTGAAAAAATTCTCAGAATTACCTTTCgatgtactcgcaacttcgt contains these protein-coding regions:
- the LOC100193299 gene encoding ML domain protein precursor; this translates as MVSKQTRRLLVLAAVAVCLHLPAASVATDVDYCSKKEYPVKVSGVQIVPDPVEPGKPATFKISASTDKTIEKGKLVIDVKYFFFYVHSETREICGEISCPATGDFVLSHEQTLPGFTPPGSYTIYMKMVGDDDEELSCISFGFSIGFVASS